AGCGGACCCCCGGAGAACAACGCCGCGACCGACTCCGCGCCGGTTCCCGAAAGATACAGGCGCGTGGTACCCGGCGTGCGCACCGGCTGGCCGATGATGCCGCCGTCAACGAAACGCGCTCCGGCCTTGGCGACGACGGCCCCCACGCGTTGCGCCGTCTCGCGGGACACGGCGTTGGCGTCGACGTAGAGACCGGCAAAGCCCAGGTCCGCCACGTCCCGAGCCACCTCCTCGGCGGCGTGGGGCGGGCACACGGAAAGGACCGCATCGCTCTCGCGGACGGCCTCCGCCAGCGTCGCCGCCTCGGCAAGCCCGGCCTCGATGGCCCTCCGCCGGCTTTCCTCCCGCCGCCCCTCGGAAACCCACAACACGCGGGCGCCCCGCACCGCGGCGCCGACGGTGGCGCCCATGTTCCCGGGATGCAACAGCGTAAGGGTGTTGATCTGCATGGCCTCCTAGTGGTCCTGCTCTTCCACGTCGCTGGCCTTGACGCGCCGCGACTTGAGCTTCTCGCCGGTCTCGAAGTAGCGGCCCTCCACGGCGAGCTTGGCTTCCTCGTCCAGCTCGTCGTCCCACTGGCCCAGGGAATAGCCGTACCACGGCATCTTGGGAGTCAGCGGCG
The sequence above is drawn from the Deltaproteobacteria bacterium genome and encodes:
- a CDS encoding DUF1932 domain-containing protein; translated protein: MQINTLTLLHPGNMGATVGAAVRGARVLWVSEGRREESRRRAIEAGLAEAATLAEAVRESDAVLSVCPPHAAEEVARDVADLGFAGLYVDANAVSRETAQRVGAVVAKAGARFVDGGIIGQPVRTPGTTRLYLSGTGAESVAALFSGGPLDARVIDGGPGAASALKMTYAAWTKGSDALILAVRALAASEGVEAALLEEWAASQPALGNKSERAAAVAAPKGWRYVGEMEEIAASFESAGLPAGFHKAAAELYERLAPFKDRTDPGPEVKEVVEVLATRRR